The Argopecten irradians isolate NY chromosome 4, Ai_NY, whole genome shotgun sequence genome has a window encoding:
- the LOC138320835 gene encoding perlucin-like protein yields MIFHFLRGQITNMDIYWHDMCVIVLILVFGMALSELSAKWEQRVYNDGEIFKVIQPSGYISCWKACKLSVDCADITFNKDLLYCGLIRKSPAVSPPIDLTTQLGPCNSHSCNVNERCVALSGGTAVCINAVVCEGKYYQNRCFFVGSAKASWYVGQEQCKASGGSLVTVDSSDVISLLSTMTSEGVYWAGGNDIETEGEWKWIENDQTITTNSWWNTGAPDVNSPGKNCLGVVTASGVWHDVDCSLPAVYICQKYITQ; encoded by the exons atgatttttcatttccttAGAGGACAAATAACCAATATGGATATCTATTGGCATGATATGTGTGTGATTGTTTTGATTCTGGTGTTTGGTATGGCACTGTCGGAATTATCTGCAAAGTGGGAGCAACGTGTTTACAATGACGGGGAAATATTCAAAGTGATACAGCCATCAGGATATATATCCTGTTGGAAGGCTTGTAAGCTGTCGGTAGACTGTGCCGATATCACATTTAACAAAGATCTGCTATATTGTGGCCTTATAAGGAAGTCACCTGCTGTCTCCCCTCCTATAGATCTAACG ACACAACTTGGACCATGCAACAGCCATTCGTGTAACGTAAACGAACGCTGTGTAGCTTTATCAGGGGGGACAGCTGTCTGTATCAACGCTG TGGTTTGTGAAGGGAAATACTACCAAAACCGATGCTTCTTCGTAGGTAGTGCTAAGGCCAGTTGGTATGTCGGACAG GAGCAGTGTAAAGCATCAGGTGGAAGTTTGGTAACGGTGGACTCGAGTGATGTCATCAGTCTTCTATCTACCATGACATCAGAAGGAG tataTTGGGCTGGCGGAAATGACATCGAGACCGAAGGGGAATGGAAGTGGATAGAGAATGATCAAACCATAACTACTAACTCTTGGTGGAATACAGGCGCTCCAGATGTCAATTCTCCGGGGAAAAATTGTTTAGGGGTTGTAACTGCTTCCGGTGTATGGCATGATGTGGACTGTTCACTTCCggctgtatatatatgtcaaaagTATATCACCCAATGA